The genomic window GGTTGTCAAATTCAAAAATTTTGTTTACATACTTAAACTCTGATTGGTTAATTTCGCCACTTTTATAGCTTTCGGACAAAATAATTCGAAGTTCTTCCTCTGAGTGAGCCAGCTCATGTTCGGAAGCAGGCTTTAATCCGAACATGCTCGTGATAAAACGCGCAGAACCGTTCAATGCCCAAATAAACGGATAAAGCAATTTATAGAACAAGATAAGCGGCCGGGCTGCAATTAAGCTTACAGTTTCTGCCTTTTGAATCGCTACTGTTTTCGGTGCCAACTCACCAACCACAACGTGCAAGAAGGTAATGAAGGCGAAGGCTATTCCGAATGTCAGTATATGCGACAAAGAATTTGGCAGATGTAATTCAAGGAACAGCGGGTGCAGAATTTCTTTGATCGTAGGTTCCCCGAGCCATCCAAGTCCTAGTGCAGTAATCGTGATTCCGAGCTGGCAGGCGGATAAATATTCATCAAGCCTTGAGATCACTTGTTTAACAGCAACAGCGTTTTTATTTCCTTCTTCAATCAATTGATCGATTCTTGAACTTCGCACTCTTATAATGGCAAACTCCGACGCGACAAAAAATGCCGTCAAAGCAATTAAAATGGCTATTAAAACCAAGTTAAATATGTCCAAATAAATTCCCTTAGCTCGTAATAAAACGAGTAAGGAGTCACCTCCTGATTTTTTGAAAAATTAACTCGTCAGAACCAAAAGCGACTGCATCAAGGCGGAACCTTCCCGGGAAAGTTGATTTGCCAAGTCTTCTTTTTGCGGCCCTTCAAGCTTTTCAATGAGCGGCAAAATAACAGCTAATTCTTTGTGCAGCTGTTTCATTTGGTTGGTTACGTTACTTACATGCTTTTCAACTTCTGACTCCCGAATTTGTTTCGATTTTTTGATTTCAAGTTTTCTTTTAATCTCTTCAAGAGGAAAATGCATTGTTTTGCACTCTTCAATAAATTTAAGATCGTGCAAAGCTTCTTCTGAATAGATCCGATAGTTTGATTTAGAGCGGTCAGCTTTAAGCAGGCCTAAGCTTGTATAATAATCTATTGTTCTTTTGGAAACTCCTGATAAACTAGCTAACTCGCCGATACGATAGACTGCCCCATCATATCACCTCTGATAATATAAATTACAATTATTATAGAGTTTTTAAACCGTACAGTCAAACGTTACAGTTTCGATAGAATGCCGTTATCCTATATATGACTATATATGAGAAAAAATAAAATTAATTATTAAAAAATTCAAATAATTATTTGTTTGTAAAAAGGCAGCAAAATGTTTGCCGCCTAATTTTTATTCCTTTTCCTGTTTCTTACTTACTTCTATATATAAAATGTGATGTCCTTCAATTTCTTTAATTTTGAACAAATGATTTTCTCTTTCGAGTGTATCTCCTTCTTGAACATCAAATTTTTGTGTCAAGAACCAGCCGCCGATCGTATCAACTTCTTCTTCTTCTTCCAATGAAGTTCCAAGGAGATCATTCACTTCCGAAATCAAGAGCTTAGCATCGAGTATGTATCCGTTTTCGGTTTTACGAATAAGCGGAACCTCATCTGTGTCAAATTCATCCCTTATCTCACCCACAATTTCTTCAATGATGTCTTCAACCGTAACCAATCCTGCCGTTCCCCCATATTCGTCAAAAAGGATGGCCATAGGCGATCTTTCTCGCTGCATTTTGACAAGTAGTTCATGGATCGGGATCGTTTCAATAACCCGTATTACAGGTTTTATATAGGGAAGCAAAGGACATTCGCCTTCAAATTTCTTTTGTATACAGTCAGTTAAAATTTCTTTAATGTTAATGATTCCAATAATATTATCTTTGTCGCCGCCGGTTGTCACCGGATAGCGGGTGAATTTTTCCTCTTTCACAACTTTTAATATTTCCTCTAAAGTTGCATCTTCCGGAAAGCTGATGATTTCCGTTCTTGGCACCATAATTTCTTTTGCAACACGATTATCGAATTCAAAGATTTTGTTGACATATTTATATTCGGATTGGTTAATTTCACCGCTTTTAAGGCTCTCTGAAAGAATAATTCGCAGTTCTTCTTCAGAAAGGGCAATTTCATTTTCTGAAGGAGCTTTCAGACCAAATAAGCCGGTGACAATTCTTGCTGAGCTATTCAATGCCCATATAAAGGGATACATCACTTTATAGAACAAGATCAGGGGAGTTGCGAACGAAAGGGTAATGTTCTCTGCCTTATGGATGGCAAACGTTTTAGGCGCCAATTCTCCGATTACAACATGAAGAAAAGTAATGACAGAAAAAGTAATGACAAAAGAAAGTATTTGGCTAATTGATTCCTGTATCCCCAATCTTTCAAATAATGGGTGGAGAATACTTTCCACAGTCGGTTCTCCGAGCCAACCGAGGCCAAGTGAAGTAATCGTAATTCCAAGCTGGCAAGCTGATAAGTAGCCATCCAGATTTGAAATGACCTTTTTCGCTGCTTCTGCTTTTTTATTGCCCTCAAGAATAAGCTGGTCGATTCTTGACGTCCGCACTTTTACAATCGCAAATTCCGAAGCAACAAAAAAAGCAGTCAATGCAATCAGAAATACAACTAAAAATAAATTGATTCCGATCATTCTGAGCCTCACATTATCGTAAGGTATTCACCTCCCCCTTTTTGCAAATTTTGATATTTGTACCTTTCCCATATTTATGCCATTCTAATCGCCAATACTGACAAGTAAAAAAAGCTGCCTTTTTGACAGCTTTTCATGATTTCTTCCATTCTTTTGCTAAAAGACCGTAAATGATCAAGTCATGGAAGTGGTCGTATAGATATTCACCGTCACGGACGATTCCCTCTTGGACAAAGCCAAGACGTTCAGGGATGGCACGGCTTTTAAAGTTTTTTGTGCCGCAGCGAATTTCAATCCGGTTTAAGTTTAGATCAAAGAATGCATAGTTAATCAGTGCTTGAACCGATCTTGTCATAATTCCATGTCCTTCCGCTTCTTTGGCAAGCCAGTAGCCAATGCTCGTTTGTTTATTGTTCCAGTCAATATGGTGGAACCCAATTGATCCGACTAATATTCCTTTATAACGAATGCCTAAATGAAAACCATTGTTGTCTGCAAATTGTTTCAACCATAACGAAATAATCGTATGGTACTGAGAAGATGAATAAATGCCGTCAACCCATGGCAGCCATTTTCGCAAATGAAATCGATTTGAATCAACAAGGTTGAACAGTTCGTCGGAATGATGAAGCTGAAACAGCTGAAGTTCGATTTCGCTATCTACTTTTAATGTGAACATTTCCTTTTCCCCTTTTATTCTTTTAATACGGTACCGGCGGAAGGTAAAATAATGGTGAATACCGTTTTCTCAGTTGTTGATTGGCAAGTTAACGTCCCCTTATGTTTTTCGATAATTTCTTTGCAAACAAAAAGTCCAAGGCCTGTTCCAAGTTTTTTCCTCGTAACAAACGGTTCAAAAATTGTTTGCAGCAT from Bacillus methanolicus includes these protein-coding regions:
- a CDS encoding GNAT family N-acetyltransferase, with product MFTLKVDSEIELQLFQLHHSDELFNLVDSNRFHLRKWLPWVDGIYSSSQYHTIISLWLKQFADNNGFHLGIRYKGILVGSIGFHHIDWNNKQTSIGYWLAKEAEGHGIMTRSVQALINYAFFDLNLNRIEIRCGTKNFKSRAIPERLGFVQEGIVRDGEYLYDHFHDLIIYGLLAKEWKKS
- a CDS encoding MerR family transcriptional regulator, which gives rise to MGELASLSGVSKRTIDYYTSLGLLKADRSKSNYRIYSEEALHDLKFIEECKTMHFPLEEIKRKLEIKKSKQIRESEVEKHVSNVTNQMKQLHKELAVILPLIEKLEGPQKEDLANQLSREGSALMQSLLVLTS
- a CDS encoding hemolysin family protein; amino-acid sequence: MIGINLFLVVFLIALTAFFVASEFAIVKVRTSRIDQLILEGNKKAEAAKKVISNLDGYLSACQLGITITSLGLGWLGEPTVESILHPLFERLGIQESISQILSFVITFSVITFLHVVIGELAPKTFAIHKAENITLSFATPLILFYKVMYPFIWALNSSARIVTGLFGLKAPSENEIALSEEELRIILSESLKSGEINQSEYKYVNKIFEFDNRVAKEIMVPRTEIISFPEDATLEEILKVVKEEKFTRYPVTTGGDKDNIIGIINIKEILTDCIQKKFEGECPLLPYIKPVIRVIETIPIHELLVKMQRERSPMAILFDEYGGTAGLVTVEDIIEEIVGEIRDEFDTDEVPLIRKTENGYILDAKLLISEVNDLLGTSLEEEEEVDTIGGWFLTQKFDVQEGDTLERENHLFKIKEIEGHHILYIEVSKKQEKE